A window from Halomicrobium urmianum encodes these proteins:
- a CDS encoding inorganic phosphate transporter, whose translation MVGASTLATLAVASLASLFMAWAIGAGSSGSTPFAPAVGANAISVMRAGFFVGILGLLGAVLQGANVTEAVGEGLVLFPEGGGLSAAAAIVALVTAALLVAVGIFTGYPIATAFTVTGAVVGVGLAIGGRPAIGKYVEITALWVATPFVGGGTAYATAKLLRREDVPERLLVPVLAGLVAAILANVEFVLLAPGTEQASIAVAVARWLELSGLAAVAAVTLVGAVAAGALLSHDIRNDPEAGQRHFLLVLGGLVAFSAGGSQVGLAIGPLLPVLGQGPAAAVPIAGVLLFGGIGLLAGSWTGAPRMIKALSQDYSSLGPRRSIAALIPSFVIAQTAVFFGIPISFNEIIVSGIVGSGAAAGGSAVSGEKIGKTVLAWIGSLVLAFAISYGVILAVEALL comes from the coding sequence GGGCTATCGGCGCGGGGTCGTCTGGGTCGACGCCGTTCGCGCCGGCGGTCGGAGCGAACGCTATCTCCGTGATGCGAGCGGGCTTCTTCGTCGGCATCCTCGGGCTGCTCGGGGCCGTCCTCCAGGGGGCCAACGTCACCGAGGCGGTGGGGGAGGGCCTCGTCCTGTTCCCGGAGGGCGGCGGGCTCTCGGCGGCGGCCGCCATCGTCGCCCTCGTGACCGCGGCGCTGCTGGTCGCCGTGGGCATCTTCACGGGCTATCCCATCGCGACGGCCTTCACCGTCACCGGCGCCGTGGTCGGCGTCGGCCTGGCGATCGGCGGCCGGCCCGCGATCGGGAAGTACGTCGAGATCACGGCGCTGTGGGTCGCCACGCCGTTCGTGGGCGGCGGCACCGCCTACGCGACGGCGAAGCTCCTGCGCCGCGAGGACGTCCCCGAGCGACTGCTCGTACCGGTGCTGGCGGGGCTGGTGGCGGCCATCCTCGCCAACGTCGAGTTCGTCCTGCTGGCCCCGGGCACGGAGCAGGCGTCGATCGCCGTGGCGGTCGCGCGGTGGCTGGAGCTGTCCGGCCTCGCCGCGGTCGCCGCCGTGACTCTCGTCGGTGCCGTCGCCGCGGGGGCGCTGCTCTCCCACGACATCCGGAACGACCCCGAGGCCGGCCAGCGTCACTTCCTGCTCGTGCTGGGCGGCCTCGTCGCCTTCTCCGCCGGCGGGAGCCAGGTCGGGCTGGCGATCGGTCCCCTCCTGCCGGTGCTCGGTCAGGGGCCCGCCGCGGCCGTTCCGATCGCCGGCGTGTTGCTGTTCGGCGGGATCGGGCTGCTGGCCGGGTCGTGGACCGGCGCGCCGCGGATGATCAAGGCGCTCTCACAGGACTACTCCTCGCTGGGACCGCGCCGCTCCATCGCCGCGCTGATCCCCTCGTTCGTCATCGCCCAGACGGCCGTCTTCTTCGGCATCCCCATCTCGTTCAACGAGATCATCGTCTCCGGCATCGTCGGCAGCGGCGCGGCCGCTGGCGGAAGCGCGGTCAGCGGCGAAAAGATCGGCAAGACGGTGCTGGCCTGGATCGGCTCGCTCGTGCTGGCCTTCGCGATCAGCTACGGCGTGATCCTCGCCGTCGAGGCGCTTCTCTAG
- a CDS encoding type 1 glutamine amidotransferase domain-containing protein, whose product MASALFVVSEEGYWGEECVEPLTTLTDAGVDVTVATPTGSPPVIDERSVAPDTVGEETAERVREVHESDERLNDPEPIADVSVEGHDAVVFPGGHGTEWDVNQDRHARRLLRDAVEGDALALVVCHAVGILAFTRDSEGDLLAEGREVTGFPNEWEEGIVDERDLMPDGRKLPYWVEDEVVAAGGDWDAELDQDTSVTVDGSLITGRGPESSAAAARTLLEELGIDHPKSA is encoded by the coding sequence ATGGCGTCCGCACTATTCGTCGTCAGCGAAGAAGGGTACTGGGGAGAGGAATGTGTCGAGCCGCTCACGACGCTGACCGACGCCGGCGTCGACGTCACGGTGGCTACGCCGACGGGCAGCCCACCGGTGATCGACGAGCGCTCGGTCGCCCCCGACACCGTCGGCGAGGAGACGGCCGAGCGCGTCCGCGAGGTCCACGAGAGCGACGAGCGGCTCAACGACCCCGAACCGATCGCCGACGTGTCCGTCGAGGGCCACGACGCCGTCGTGTTCCCCGGCGGCCACGGCACCGAATGGGACGTCAACCAGGACCGCCACGCCCGGCGCCTGCTCCGGGACGCGGTCGAGGGCGACGCCCTCGCACTCGTCGTCTGCCACGCCGTCGGCATCCTCGCCTTTACCCGCGACTCCGAGGGAGACCTGCTGGCCGAGGGCCGCGAGGTGACCGGCTTCCCCAACGAGTGGGAGGAGGGCATCGTCGACGAGCGCGACCTGATGCCCGACGGCCGGAAGCTCCCCTACTGGGTCGAGGACGAGGTCGTCGCTGCCGGCGGCGACTGGGACGCCGAGCTCGACCAGGACACCTCCGTCACGGTCGACGGCAGCCTCATCACCGGCCGCGGGCCCGAGTCCTCTGCCGCCGCGGCGCGGACACTGCTGGAGGAACTCGGAATTGACCACCCGAAGAGCGCCTAG